The proteins below come from a single Eubacterium limosum genomic window:
- a CDS encoding M6 family metalloprotease domain-containing protein — protein sequence MKTHVKHFGFATLVLFALLLFFMPGAQAQEAAGTACVPDTETLEVYRADGTLAERQAYYESLSLNLTDPGLIAQAQAQESGSANLRTVPPSWKTGMGTTGDAKILLIRVDFPDYSFSEGDTEDALKQIAFGPAGEGQPRYPYESLSAYYERSSYGQLHISGQVASYTASNNRDTYSRDMAGLFKEAMTALDAQGMDFSQFDGNNDGLIDGVYIHFAGPDTGWGSPWWSQKAHYAGAPFVLDGVALSDYVTLHDNSASGTQTLIHETGHMLGLADYYSYTSQTYENGIRTFDMMCDNTGDHNGFSKWLLGWINSGDITRVSAGDSSTELTLSAISANGGSKIAVVSPTDSGMFSEYFLIQYDVPGLNNEGILYPNTPDSGFRVFHINATLNADGSNFMYMNKTPAEPKLIEAVGPENQTAPYTPLFYTDGMRLAPDTTPDSSFFGGMYQAYTGVVVENLNTQNASLSVRFENTPPEVPSLTLTPDSTLDNQTNLPTFTFTANMPVRDHTGDGARPPITLEGPDGVSYPMHCAISGTSLALGLADSSNIADLKANTAYTLVFPEKYFDLGQGIYSDALRFSVKTGDIPAVRATGILERPSSFGGRETELTALSDGRLFQFMGRYKPSGESYFNYFDQVQLLLASSDLQTSLLNVEGIPDIESYSDIQGIALSDDTLALALYNRSNDTTSLFSVDLNGRVMAGPFTLSGSPKLFSGGSSVKAWRSFYGNVEDLPAIQIETIDFKNPVATSFIYGDHFSSDLKLFPVDAASYAVQERISTGLWEYKDYLSLYSMDSGTPKWRTECTTSNTVIGVAAQNGGIAQIATGYAGEDAHTASFSSQYKNVLVTSFDENGRLTEKSKAVGRIRSAVNETQNVISVKGGASGIAVESSFLAPALPFVENNNDTECRDYLFIGSDGQTRALSGQNASPGLWTGGRYLITGRDLDTGKCLYYQTDTVFADTPDVPVTPDTPDTPGAGADAPADSAGTGGNVTTGILDEQASLYVCLSLLGAALCGLAVYRKNS from the coding sequence ATGAAAACCCACGTAAAACACTTTGGCTTTGCGACGCTGGTGCTTTTTGCCCTGCTTTTATTTTTTATGCCTGGGGCTCAGGCCCAGGAGGCAGCTGGAACGGCCTGTGTGCCGGATACGGAGACACTGGAGGTCTACCGGGCTGACGGCACCCTGGCGGAAAGGCAGGCCTATTATGAAAGCCTGTCCCTTAACCTGACCGACCCAGGGCTCATTGCCCAGGCACAGGCCCAGGAATCGGGAAGCGCTAACCTGCGCACGGTTCCCCCGAGCTGGAAAACGGGCATGGGAACCACCGGAGACGCCAAAATTTTGCTGATAAGGGTGGATTTTCCAGACTACAGCTTTAGCGAGGGCGATACCGAGGACGCCCTAAAGCAGATTGCCTTTGGTCCGGCGGGCGAGGGACAGCCCCGCTACCCTTATGAGAGCCTCTCGGCCTATTATGAACGTTCCTCCTACGGACAGCTTCATATATCCGGCCAGGTTGCCAGCTACACGGCTTCAAACAACCGGGATACCTACAGCCGCGACATGGCGGGCCTTTTTAAGGAGGCCATGACTGCGTTGGATGCGCAGGGCATGGATTTTAGCCAGTTTGACGGCAATAACGACGGGCTCATCGACGGTGTGTACATTCACTTTGCCGGGCCGGATACAGGGTGGGGCTCTCCCTGGTGGAGCCAGAAAGCGCACTATGCTGGCGCTCCCTTTGTCCTGGACGGCGTAGCCCTCTCCGATTATGTGACCCTGCACGACAACTCGGCCTCGGGCACTCAAACCCTGATCCATGAGACGGGCCACATGCTGGGCCTGGCGGATTATTATTCCTACACCTCCCAGACCTATGAAAACGGCATCCGCACCTTTGACATGATGTGCGACAATACTGGCGACCACAACGGTTTTTCCAAGTGGCTGCTGGGCTGGATTAACTCTGGGGACATTACCCGGGTTTCGGCCGGGGACAGCAGCACAGAGCTCACCTTAAGCGCCATCTCGGCCAACGGTGGCTCTAAAATCGCGGTGGTATCTCCCACCGATTCGGGCATGTTCTCGGAGTATTTTCTGATTCAGTACGACGTGCCGGGGCTCAATAATGAGGGAATTCTTTACCCAAACACTCCGGACAGCGGCTTTCGGGTCTTTCACATTAACGCGACACTGAACGCGGATGGCTCAAACTTTATGTACATGAACAAAACGCCCGCAGAGCCGAAGCTCATTGAGGCCGTGGGCCCGGAAAACCAGACGGCTCCCTATACACCGTTGTTCTACACCGATGGCATGCGTCTGGCGCCGGACACCACCCCGGACAGCAGCTTTTTCGGCGGTATGTATCAGGCCTACACTGGTGTGGTCGTGGAGAACCTGAACACCCAAAACGCCAGCCTGAGCGTCCGGTTTGAAAACACGCCGCCGGAGGTGCCTTCACTTACCCTCACACCAGACAGCACTCTGGATAACCAGACCAATCTGCCCACCTTTACCTTTACGGCCAATATGCCGGTGCGCGATCATACCGGGGACGGTGCGCGGCCGCCCATTACACTGGAAGGGCCTGACGGCGTTTCCTACCCCATGCACTGCGCCATCAGCGGCACCTCTCTGGCGCTGGGGCTTGCGGACAGCTCTAACATCGCAGACCTTAAGGCGAACACAGCGTACACGCTGGTATTTCCCGAGAAATATTTTGACCTGGGGCAGGGCATCTACTCAGATGCGCTCCGTTTTTCTGTGAAAACCGGTGATATTCCCGCTGTCAGGGCAACTGGTATTCTTGAGCGGCCTTCCTCCTTCGGGGGCAGGGAAACTGAGCTTACGGCGCTTTCAGACGGACGTCTTTTCCAGTTTATGGGCCGGTATAAGCCTTCTGGCGAATCTTATTTTAATTATTTTGATCAGGTTCAGCTTTTGCTTGCCAGCTCCGACCTTCAGACCAGCCTGCTGAATGTGGAAGGCATACCCGACATTGAGTCTTACTCGGATATTCAGGGCATTGCCCTTTCTGACGATACGCTGGCGCTGGCGCTTTACAACAGGAGCAACGACACCACCTCGCTTTTCTCGGTGGACTTAAACGGCAGGGTAATGGCCGGCCCTTTCACCCTAAGCGGCAGCCCCAAGCTCTTTTCGGGCGGCAGCAGCGTGAAGGCCTGGCGGTCTTTCTACGGCAATGTTGAGGATCTGCCAGCTATCCAGATCGAAACCATCGACTTTAAAAACCCGGTTGCCACCAGCTTTATCTATGGTGATCATTTTAGCAGCGATCTTAAGCTTTTTCCTGTAGACGCGGCCAGCTACGCGGTACAGGAGCGGATTTCCACTGGCCTGTGGGAATATAAGGATTACCTGAGTCTTTACAGCATGGACAGCGGCACGCCAAAATGGCGGACGGAGTGCACCACCAGCAATACGGTCATCGGTGTGGCTGCTCAGAACGGGGGTATCGCCCAGATCGCGACAGGCTATGCTGGTGAAGACGCTCATACCGCCAGCTTCAGCAGCCAATATAAAAACGTTCTGGTTACCTCCTTCGACGAAAATGGCCGCCTGACGGAAAAATCCAAAGCGGTTGGACGCATCCGGTCTGCTGTCAATGAAACCCAGAATGTCATTTCTGTAAAAGGCGGCGCATCGGGCATCGCGGTGGAAAGCAGCTTTCTGGCGCCAGCTCTCCCCTTTGTGGAAAACAACAATGATACAGAATGCCGGGACTATCTGTTCATTGGCAGCGACGGCCAGACAAGAGCCCTCAGCGGCCAGAACGCTTCCCCAGGATTATGGACCGGGGGCCGCTACCTCATCACAGGCCGTGATCTGGATACGGGCAAGTGCCTTTATTATCAGACGGATACGGTCTTTGCTGATACGCCAGATGTGCCTGTGACGCCGGACACCCCGGATACTCCGGGCGCCGGCGCAGACGCTCCAGCGGATAGCGCAGGAACGGGCGGCAATGTTACCACTGGTATTTTGGACGAGCAGGCCTCGCTCTATGTCTGCCTTTCCCTTCTGGGCGCGGCACTCTGCGGTCTGGCGGTTTACCGAAAAAACAGCTGA
- a CDS encoding endonuclease/exonuclease/phosphatase family protein, whose translation MRILSWNVCGDLGTAPRTAEKVDELRAILNYWEEGEEERESDPVEIVCLQETAGRNGQLNQYLNDVGYTTYLEPEGDTGNGRTYVIGIREDLGIEYVEECTFHQSFEYEEIATSPTRVPYGVKLRKDNVEFYVYTLHATLGGRRIEALELFSNSLNNPQDNIVIAGDLNCLESELQAKRISGYQELFPNFHGCSNHLDYIFVRGNLDCVNGMNSDPSKSDHLPISAQIVFKEDEGEEES comes from the coding sequence ATGAGAATACTAAGCTGGAATGTCTGTGGGGATCTTGGTACAGCCCCGAGAACTGCAGAAAAAGTCGATGAATTAAGAGCAATACTTAATTATTGGGAAGAAGGAGAAGAAGAAAGAGAAAGTGATCCGGTAGAGATAGTCTGCCTGCAGGAAACAGCTGGAAGAAACGGCCAGCTAAATCAGTATCTCAATGATGTAGGATACACGACTTATTTAGAACCCGAAGGTGATACGGGCAATGGGCGAACCTATGTCATAGGCATCCGTGAAGATTTGGGAATAGAATATGTAGAAGAGTGTACTTTTCATCAATCTTTCGAATATGAGGAGATAGCAACATCTCCGACACGTGTACCTTATGGCGTAAAGTTGAGAAAAGATAACGTAGAGTTTTATGTGTATACGCTTCATGCAACATTGGGAGGCCGCCGCATAGAGGCGCTGGAATTGTTTAGTAATTCCTTAAATAATCCTCAGGATAACATCGTGATTGCGGGCGATTTGAACTGCTTAGAAAGCGAATTGCAGGCAAAGAGAATTAGTGGCTATCAAGAATTATTTCCGAATTTTCATGGTTGTAGCAACCATTTGGACTATATTTTTGTTAGAGGAAATTTAGACTGTGTTAATGGAATGAATAGCGATCCTTCCAAAAGCGACCATCTTCCCATAAGTGCACAAATTGTATTTAAAGAAGACGAAGGCGAAGAAGAATCTTAA
- a CDS encoding DUF2589 domain-containing protein — protein sequence MMKKQENFNDLIASIQEAFIQANKIAETQHLDMLSHYFDQDKKPICFQMAYPEYDENGKVVYRTLSVPKLCVVPLSSLKLKEISVDFKVKLYGKISLKKSEPQQQTNALKGASSGQRPPQETGYLGYIPGLGRRDSSDNYAQISLKFESEDPPEGLMRISDQLTKVTL from the coding sequence ATGATGAAAAAGCAGGAAAACTTTAATGATTTAATCGCGTCAATCCAGGAGGCCTTTATCCAAGCCAATAAGATCGCGGAGACACAGCACCTGGACATGCTGTCCCATTATTTTGATCAAGATAAAAAACCCATTTGCTTTCAGATGGCATATCCGGAGTATGATGAAAACGGCAAAGTTGTCTACCGGACCCTTTCCGTGCCAAAGCTGTGCGTTGTGCCCCTATCCTCCTTAAAACTAAAGGAAATCTCAGTCGACTTTAAAGTAAAGCTCTATGGAAAAATATCCCTGAAAAAAAGTGAGCCCCAGCAGCAAACCAATGCCCTGAAAGGCGCTTCGTCTGGTCAGAGACCCCCACAGGAAACGGGGTATCTTGGATATATACCGGGATTAGGAAGGAGGGACAGCTCAGATAACTACGCGCAGATAAGCCTGAAATTTGAATCCGAAGATCCCCCGGAAGGACTGATGCGCATTTCTGATCAGTTGACCAAAGTCACATTATAA
- a CDS encoding DUF2589 domain-containing protein, whose protein sequence is MPEGLVSMQDQFSGLDMAALVGGPLKAACDAQMMLANSTARFIEDVGLEPPAEDGSRKVRTTSFSFTRAATAPDGTSIGSEEVMMNVPFLSIIKIPTLMVNNVDITFDMEVKSSTSSESTSDKKGELEANAGLKIGPFHMDVKIKGSIACHESNTRSSDNSAKYHVEVHARDSAMPEGLARMLDILATASAPVAIEQKQPEAPQNPEIPSPPKPKKPEQPTEG, encoded by the coding sequence ATGCCAGAAGGTTTAGTAAGTATGCAGGATCAGTTCAGTGGTCTGGATATGGCCGCCCTTGTCGGCGGCCCGCTGAAAGCAGCCTGCGACGCGCAGATGATGCTTGCAAATTCCACAGCCAGGTTCATAGAGGACGTTGGTTTAGAGCCGCCGGCAGAGGATGGCAGCAGAAAGGTGAGAACCACCTCGTTTTCGTTTACCCGGGCGGCCACCGCGCCGGACGGTACCAGTATCGGTTCAGAGGAAGTAATGATGAACGTACCCTTCCTGTCCATTATCAAGATACCGACCTTAATGGTCAATAATGTGGATATCACTTTCGATATGGAAGTGAAGTCCTCAACCTCGTCCGAAAGCACCTCCGATAAAAAAGGGGAGCTGGAGGCCAATGCAGGCCTTAAGATCGGGCCTTTTCATATGGACGTCAAAATTAAAGGGTCCATCGCCTGTCATGAGAGCAATACAAGAAGCAGTGACAACTCCGCCAAATACCACGTTGAGGTGCATGCCCGCGACAGCGCCATGCCAGAAGGTCTGGCAAGAATGCTGGATATCCTGGCAACAGCCAGCGCTCCGGTAGCCATTGAGCAGAAGCAGCCAGAAGCGCCGCAGAATCCGGAAATCCCATCACCGCCAAAGCCGAAAAAACCTGAGCAGCCCACCGAAGGCTAA
- a CDS encoding AbrB/MazE/SpoVT family DNA-binding domain-containing protein has translation MRIKIRKRAQITIPGEIMQALLLKEGDELELTIKNRVICLTLVSETETKQRQKVSASKRESRVKSGMMPVPLVFLCFGGFSVYCHGVTMGVASKKAKELLALLLLQNGKPLSKKVIAELLWPNKMPQKSMACFYKTNQYLKNIPGFNEVLPLINSGGALSLDMSRIYSDINEFSQLLRQAPTIENRRRMLLLYQGRLFQNETFEWLSSQEAYFDMEYLEAAEWLIREYKSHNLIQEAQKYISLIFEE, from the coding sequence ATGAGAATTAAAATTCGGAAAAGAGCGCAGATCACCATACCTGGCGAGATTATGCAGGCCTTGCTATTAAAGGAAGGAGACGAGCTGGAGCTAACCATCAAAAACAGGGTGATCTGCCTGACTTTGGTGAGTGAGACAGAGACAAAGCAGCGTCAAAAAGTTTCTGCCTCCAAAAGAGAAAGCAGGGTCAAATCCGGCATGATGCCCGTCCCATTAGTATTTCTGTGCTTTGGGGGTTTTTCGGTCTATTGTCATGGGGTTACAATGGGCGTTGCCAGTAAAAAGGCAAAGGAGCTGCTGGCGCTTTTGCTGCTGCAAAATGGAAAGCCCTTGTCCAAAAAAGTGATTGCCGAGCTGCTCTGGCCAAATAAAATGCCGCAAAAATCAATGGCGTGTTTTTATAAAACCAATCAGTATCTCAAAAACATACCCGGATTTAACGAGGTATTACCACTGATAAACAGCGGCGGAGCCCTGTCGCTGGATATGAGCCGGATTTATTCGGATATCAACGAGTTCAGTCAGCTTTTAAGACAGGCGCCCACCATTGAGAACCGGCGGAGAATGCTGCTTCTGTACCAGGGAAGACTCTTTCAGAATGAAACCTTTGAGTGGCTCAGCAGTCAGGAGGCCTATTTTGATATGGAATATCTGGAGGCAGCAGAGTGGCTGATCAGGGAGTATAAAAGCCACAACCTGATCCAGGAAGCCCAGAAATACATCAGCCTGATATTTGAAGAATAA
- a CDS encoding tyrosine-type recombinase/integrase yields MIIRLITIVRNTVFGQKILMRDLLENWLKEKEKEGKVKPKTLENYQRQVFVHLIPMLGEYEVQEITTEVLQDFVFYLEEENGLNPTTVKNIFGRLATVLNKAHKEGIIMENPCTSVVLPKANARAGKALSRLEQEKLEKVLNNDEGSKTLAVYIALHSGLRISEITALKWKDIDMENEFIYVRHSFQRISQQMTDGTNRSSLLLGKPKSVKSVRSIPMNDLLAMKIKEYYKGLEKWQKKGELFVISKENGSFYDVRTIQRYFNDVCEKANIEHHHFHDLRHTFATNAKACGIDIQLISEMLGHSQTKTTMDIYVHPSDSDKQNAIQLMNRLNKGTNPQRLRKQIENMLEEIYPEVV; encoded by the coding sequence ATGATTATTCGGTTAATAACAATTGTCCGAAATACTGTATTTGGACAAAAGATACTAATGCGTGATTTGTTGGAAAACTGGCTTAAGGAAAAAGAAAAAGAAGGAAAAGTGAAACCAAAAACATTGGAAAACTATCAGAGACAGGTTTTTGTTCATTTAATACCCATGCTGGGCGAGTATGAGGTACAGGAGATCACAACAGAGGTGCTGCAGGATTTCGTGTTCTATTTAGAGGAAGAAAACGGATTGAATCCAACAACGGTTAAGAATATTTTTGGGCGGTTAGCGACTGTTTTAAATAAAGCCCATAAAGAGGGCATTATTATGGAAAACCCGTGTACCAGCGTGGTGCTGCCAAAAGCAAACGCAAGGGCAGGCAAGGCATTAAGCCGGTTAGAGCAGGAGAAACTTGAAAAAGTCTTAAATAACGATGAAGGGAGCAAAACTTTGGCCGTCTATATTGCGCTGCATAGCGGGCTGCGTATTTCTGAAATTACGGCTTTAAAATGGAAAGATATTGATATGGAAAATGAATTTATCTATGTAAGGCACAGTTTTCAGCGGATTAGCCAGCAAATGACAGACGGCACCAATAGAAGCAGTCTGCTTCTTGGAAAGCCGAAGTCAGTTAAGTCGGTTCGCAGTATTCCGATGAATGATTTGCTGGCAATGAAGATAAAAGAATACTATAAAGGATTAGAAAAATGGCAAAAAAAGGGAGAGTTGTTTGTGATCAGTAAAGAAAATGGCAGTTTTTATGATGTGAGAACCATTCAGCGCTATTTTAATGATGTTTGTGAAAAAGCGAATATCGAGCATCATCACTTTCACGACCTCCGGCATACTTTTGCGACCAATGCAAAGGCCTGCGGGATTGATATTCAATTAATCAGTGAGATGCTGGGGCATTCTCAGACAAAAACGACGATGGACATCTATGTTCATCCATCAGACAGCGATAAACAAAATGCTATACAGCTGATGAACCGTTTAAATAAAGGGACAAATCCGCAACGATTAAGAAAGCAAATTGAAAATATGTTGGAAGAAATATATCCAGAGGTTGTATGA